A region of Pelagicoccus sp. SDUM812003 DNA encodes the following proteins:
- a CDS encoding succinylglutamate desuccinylase/aspartoacylase family protein gives MKRRTLRIGGVTIRPGETKDIGLRLSETYTGDLVRMPVRVIRAKKPGPRVFVTAAIHGDEINGTGIIHDFLFGDTCEIEKGALILVPVVNVLGFENNQRYLPDRRDLNRSFPGAPRGSMASRIAHTLMSEITANCDFGIDLHSAAFQRTNFPNVRADLANLEIRKLARAFGCALVIDGKGPLGSFRRECARAGCPTIILEAGEPWKIEPSVLQIGVQGIRNVLIHLGMLAGKVTPPPYQAIIRKTQWVRATVGGILKFHISPGEFVTENQPIATNYSILGMEQNIITSPTNGIAIGMATMPAVKPGEPVCHIATLSSQQIRRYQAQLEKAKEHAYVQAQTDLATNMDVVTSPE, from the coding sequence ATGAAGAGAAGAACGCTTAGAATCGGCGGAGTCACCATCCGCCCGGGAGAAACCAAGGACATCGGCCTGAGGCTCTCCGAGACCTACACGGGCGATCTGGTACGCATGCCGGTGCGCGTCATTCGAGCCAAGAAGCCGGGTCCGCGCGTGTTCGTGACCGCCGCCATCCACGGCGACGAGATCAATGGCACCGGCATCATTCACGACTTTCTCTTCGGCGACACCTGCGAGATCGAAAAGGGAGCCCTCATTCTCGTACCGGTGGTGAACGTGCTGGGCTTCGAGAACAACCAGCGCTACCTGCCGGACCGTCGCGACCTGAATCGCAGTTTCCCCGGGGCTCCTCGCGGCAGCATGGCCTCGCGCATCGCTCACACCCTGATGAGCGAAATCACCGCGAATTGCGACTTCGGCATCGACCTGCACTCCGCCGCCTTCCAGCGCACCAACTTTCCCAACGTGCGAGCGGATCTCGCCAACCTGGAGATCCGCAAGCTGGCTCGGGCTTTCGGCTGCGCCCTTGTCATCGACGGAAAAGGACCGCTGGGATCCTTTCGTCGCGAATGCGCCCGGGCCGGCTGCCCCACCATCATCCTCGAAGCAGGCGAGCCGTGGAAGATCGAGCCCAGCGTGCTCCAGATCGGCGTGCAAGGCATCCGCAACGTGCTCATCCACCTAGGAATGCTGGCTGGCAAGGTCACCCCACCGCCCTATCAGGCCATCATCCGCAAGACGCAATGGGTCCGCGCCACGGTGGGAGGCATTCTGAAGTTTCACATCAGTCCCGGCGAATTCGTAACGGAAAACCAGCCTATCGCCACCAACTACAGCATTCTTGGCATGGAGCAGAACATCATCACCAGCCCCACCAACGGCATCGCCATCGGCATGGCCACCATGCCAGCGGTCAAGCCGGGCGAGCCGGTATGCCACATCGCCACGCTCTCCTCCCAGCAGATCCGGCGCTACCAAGCTCAACTTGAAAAAGCCAAGGAACACGCCTACGTCCAAGCTCAGACGGATCTCGCCACCAACATGGATGTCGTAACGTCGCCTGAATGA
- a CDS encoding C39 family peptidase, producing MNTNAPRPNFSIVAQPTESTCGPTCLYAVYRHLGDNSSLEEVIDTIPENPDGGTYSVILANHALQRGYKATIYSYNLRVFDPTWRQLSREDLKEKLRQRLSQLTSKRGRANLSAYIAFLELGGTVRQDELTTDLLQSLLLQNHPIIAGLNSTHLYRNARVKRSGKDDDVHGEVEGHFVTLFGYNADSREVHVADPYRKNPLSDTHLYSVDVQRLINAIMLGIVTYDANLLVIEAPTPTKS from the coding sequence ATGAATACCAACGCTCCACGACCGAACTTCTCGATCGTCGCCCAACCGACCGAATCAACTTGCGGTCCGACCTGCCTCTACGCAGTGTATCGACACCTTGGCGACAATTCCTCGCTCGAAGAAGTCATCGACACCATTCCGGAAAATCCGGACGGTGGCACCTACTCCGTCATCCTCGCCAACCATGCTCTCCAACGCGGATACAAAGCCACCATCTACAGCTACAACCTTCGCGTGTTCGATCCCACATGGAGGCAACTGAGCCGAGAGGATTTGAAGGAAAAGCTGCGCCAGCGCCTCTCCCAGCTCACCAGCAAGCGCGGACGCGCAAACCTCAGCGCCTACATCGCGTTTCTGGAACTCGGCGGCACGGTGCGACAGGACGAACTCACCACCGATCTGCTGCAATCGCTTCTGCTGCAAAATCACCCCATCATCGCCGGGCTGAACTCGACCCATCTCTACCGCAACGCGCGCGTGAAACGATCGGGCAAGGACGACGACGTGCACGGCGAGGTCGAAGGCCATTTCGTAACGCTTTTTGGATACAACGCGGATTCCCGCGAAGTCCATGTAGCGGATCCTTACCGAAAGAATCCGCTTTCCGACACGCATCTCTACTCGGTCGATGTCCAGCGCCTGATCAACGCCATCATGCTCGGCATCGTCACCTACGACGCCAACCTGCTCGTCATCGAAGCCCCTACTCCCACAAAAAGCTAG
- a CDS encoding RimK family protein, whose translation MKNGTSFVDSPFRIVVDSLSKIPERFQSLPIITSSVYLSTEYAERKRLKIVNLCSHRKALSTSYYVSLLADARDHRAIPEAKTLHQLESKLLIRDAIREHDDLIQSSFRRLLASHFTLSVYFGKNLAKSYDKLAKRLYALFPCPLVQYQFHKKDGKWKLKEVVQLGLHQTPEEHHDFIKEQLDSMLHKRWRRDNPNKTYRYEIAILVNEQEANSPSDAGALAKFCKAAQTLDMRAEIISPRDLPRLMEFDALFMRETTRLDNHTIRFSLKAERSGMVVIDDPESIRRCCNKVYLAELLRTRNIPTPRSTLITRRNLQEVAPTFSFPLVVKIPDGSFSIGVHKVKSEEELLTLCKELLGTSSILIAQEFVPTEFDWRIGIIDGRPLYACRYYMSKGHWQIYNHAVKGADSTGDSNGVPIDQVPAVVLDTALKASSLIGKGLYGVDIKQSGDTAMVIEVNDNPSIDAGVEDELIGDELYLAIMNTFLKRLEAKRERASQQNEPSS comes from the coding sequence ATGAAAAACGGCACTTCCTTCGTCGACTCACCTTTTCGCATCGTTGTCGACTCACTTTCAAAAATCCCAGAACGCTTTCAATCGCTTCCGATCATCACCTCGAGCGTGTATCTATCTACCGAATACGCTGAGCGAAAGCGTCTCAAGATCGTCAACCTCTGCTCTCATCGCAAGGCCCTTTCGACCAGCTACTACGTCTCCTTGCTCGCTGATGCCAGAGATCACCGAGCCATCCCGGAAGCGAAGACGCTGCATCAACTCGAGAGCAAGCTGCTGATCCGAGACGCCATCCGCGAACACGACGATCTGATCCAGTCCTCCTTCCGACGCCTGCTGGCCTCGCACTTCACCCTCAGCGTCTACTTCGGAAAAAACCTGGCCAAATCCTACGACAAGCTCGCTAAGCGGCTATACGCGCTCTTCCCTTGCCCTCTGGTTCAGTACCAGTTCCACAAGAAGGACGGCAAATGGAAGCTCAAGGAAGTCGTGCAGCTGGGCCTGCACCAGACCCCAGAGGAGCACCACGACTTCATTAAGGAACAGCTCGACTCCATGCTGCACAAGCGCTGGCGCCGCGACAATCCGAACAAGACCTATCGCTACGAAATCGCCATTTTGGTGAACGAGCAGGAGGCGAACTCCCCCTCGGATGCAGGCGCTTTGGCCAAGTTCTGCAAAGCGGCCCAGACGCTCGACATGCGAGCGGAAATCATTTCGCCGCGCGACCTGCCGCGCCTGATGGAGTTCGACGCCTTGTTCATGCGCGAAACCACCCGACTGGACAATCACACCATACGCTTCTCCCTCAAGGCCGAACGCTCCGGCATGGTGGTCATCGACGATCCCGAATCCATCCGCCGCTGCTGCAACAAGGTCTACCTGGCCGAACTGCTCAGGACCCGCAACATCCCGACACCTCGATCGACCCTGATCACCCGACGCAACCTCCAGGAAGTCGCTCCGACCTTCAGCTTTCCGCTAGTGGTTAAAATCCCCGACGGCTCCTTCTCCATCGGCGTGCACAAGGTGAAGAGCGAGGAGGAGCTGCTCACGCTCTGCAAGGAGCTGCTCGGCACCTCCAGCATCCTCATCGCCCAGGAATTCGTGCCGACGGAATTCGACTGGCGCATCGGCATCATCGACGGAAGACCCTTGTACGCCTGCCGCTACTACATGAGCAAAGGGCACTGGCAGATCTACAATCACGCGGTAAAGGGAGCCGACTCGACAGGCGACAGCAACGGAGTGCCGATCGATCAAGTTCCCGCTGTGGTGCTGGATACCGCTCTCAAAGCCTCCTCGCTCATCGGAAAGGGCCTCTACGGCGTGGACATCAAGCAAAGCGGCGACACCGCCATGGTGATCGAAGTGAACGACAATCCCAGCATCGACGCTGGCGTGGAGGACGAGCTCATCGGAGACGAGCTCTACCTCGCCATCATGAACACCTTTTTGAAGCGTCTCGAAGCGAAGCGAGAACGCGCCTCTCAACAGAATGAACCATCCTCATAA
- a CDS encoding glutamate-cysteine ligase family protein: protein MITTDRPTLSLFQAFGIELEYMIVDRDSLRPRPIAESILLDADGNTVQEVSLGSIDVSNELATHVLEFKTAAPTSDLEKLENDFAAAITEMNKRLATQNAMLAPGGMHPFMNPEIEGRTWSKGDRTIYETYDRIFSCKSHGWFNLQSCHINLPFANEQEFARLHAAIILILPYLPALCASSPFIEGEHRGSLDTRILVYKNNQIKVPEIIGSIIPEPVFSYAEYQSQILQKTYAAIAPLDPDGILQYEWLNSRGAIARFDRNAIEIRLLDTQECPTQDIGICSLIIALLEKLCSLDIDELKTLARRYPPERRKQQLLAIAQDGFEADLDLRDLADVFQLNAKATTVGELWDRVVDELKQHPRVSKRKEALGYVLQEGNLAERLLNHVGATPTQKQLETALRELANCLAQGKPFVPNNR from the coding sequence ATGATCACCACTGACCGTCCAACCTTGTCCCTCTTCCAAGCCTTCGGCATCGAGTTAGAGTACATGATCGTCGATCGCGACAGCCTTCGCCCCCGTCCCATCGCCGAATCCATCCTGCTCGATGCGGACGGAAACACCGTTCAGGAAGTCTCGCTCGGATCGATCGACGTTTCCAACGAGCTCGCCACCCACGTGCTCGAGTTCAAGACAGCCGCTCCCACCAGCGACTTGGAGAAACTGGAAAACGATTTCGCGGCAGCGATCACGGAGATGAACAAGCGGCTCGCCACGCAGAACGCCATGCTGGCGCCCGGCGGCATGCACCCGTTCATGAATCCGGAGATCGAAGGGCGCACCTGGAGCAAGGGCGACCGCACCATCTACGAGACCTACGATCGCATCTTCTCCTGCAAGAGCCACGGCTGGTTCAATCTTCAGAGCTGCCACATCAATCTGCCCTTCGCCAACGAGCAGGAGTTCGCTCGTCTGCACGCCGCGATCATCCTCATCCTGCCGTACTTGCCCGCCCTCTGCGCAAGCAGCCCGTTCATCGAAGGGGAGCATCGTGGATCTTTGGATACGCGCATACTCGTCTACAAAAACAACCAGATCAAGGTCCCGGAAATCATCGGCTCCATCATTCCAGAGCCGGTTTTCTCCTACGCGGAATACCAAAGCCAGATTCTGCAGAAAACCTACGCCGCGATCGCTCCGCTCGACCCCGACGGCATCCTCCAGTACGAGTGGCTAAACTCGCGCGGGGCTATCGCTCGCTTCGATCGAAACGCCATCGAAATCCGACTTTTGGATACGCAGGAATGTCCGACACAGGATATTGGCATCTGCTCGCTGATCATCGCTCTGCTGGAAAAGCTGTGCTCTCTCGACATCGATGAACTGAAGACGCTGGCGAGGCGCTATCCGCCAGAGCGACGCAAGCAACAACTGCTCGCCATCGCTCAGGACGGCTTCGAAGCCGATCTGGATCTGCGAGACTTGGCGGACGTTTTCCAGCTGAACGCCAAAGCCACCACCGTGGGCGAGCTCTGGGACCGAGTGGTAGACGAATTGAAGCAGCATCCTCGCGTGTCCAAGCGCAAGGAGGCTCTCGGCTACGTGCTGCAGGAAGGCAACCTGGCGGAACGACTGCTCAATCACGTCGGAGCCACCCCGACGCAGAAGCAACTCGAAACCGCCTTGCGCGAGCTAGCCAACTGCCTCGCGCAAGGCAAACCCTTCGTCCCAAACAATCGCTAG
- a CDS encoding N-formylglutamate amidohydrolase, translating into MQTVPIPGYSFIVTAEHATDVIPRSCIELLTGLIASSETHQIYDPGTKAIGVELASRLESSLLLGTCTRLAIDLNRSLGSASLFSPPVFAASEGLKIDLINDHYAPFRCETQQLIRKQISAGNTVVHLSLHSFTKVFLGQRREVDLGVLFDDQRSRESAVARAWLRNLKRVLPDLTIRENEPYHGREDGHTTALRRQYPDSQYIGIEIELSQELDLELDAELYAKVIANSLLRTLTVPPSHS; encoded by the coding sequence ATGCAAACCGTTCCCATCCCTGGATACAGCTTCATCGTTACGGCAGAACATGCCACCGACGTCATTCCGCGCAGCTGCATCGAATTGCTGACCGGACTGATCGCCAGCTCCGAAACGCACCAAATCTACGATCCGGGAACGAAAGCCATCGGCGTCGAACTGGCCAGTCGTCTCGAGTCCTCCCTGCTGCTTGGCACCTGCACGCGTCTCGCCATAGACCTGAATCGCTCGCTGGGAAGCGCCTCCCTATTCAGTCCGCCGGTCTTCGCGGCAAGCGAGGGACTGAAAATCGACCTGATAAACGATCACTACGCGCCTTTCCGCTGCGAAACGCAGCAGTTGATCCGAAAGCAGATCTCCGCCGGCAACACTGTCGTTCACCTTTCCCTACATAGCTTCACCAAGGTCTTTCTCGGCCAGAGGCGCGAGGTCGATCTCGGCGTCCTCTTCGACGACCAGCGAAGCCGCGAAAGCGCCGTCGCTCGCGCCTGGCTGCGCAACCTCAAGAGGGTGCTTCCCGACTTGACCATTCGAGAAAACGAGCCCTACCACGGCCGCGAAGACGGGCACACCACAGCATTGCGTCGGCAGTATCCTGATAGTCAATACATCGGAATAGAGATCGAGCTAAGTCAGGAGCTGGACTTGGAGCTGGACGCGGAGCTCTACGCCAAGGTGATCGCCAACAGCTTGCTGCGAACCCTAACCGTGCCGCCATCTCACAGCTAA
- a CDS encoding TMEM175 family protein: protein MTWSAESLSSLPCKDGFRMRGEAMTRMEVFSDAAFAFAVTSLVMWTVTIPGNYAELLEALKRVPGFALCFAQIAVFWIAHRSWSRRYGLEDRWTTGLTLFMIFTVLVYVFPLRLIFSTFLSWATQGWVPQDFEANEAFEVKGLFAIYGVGFMALTGSLMALYWRSYRSREELGLNEIELALTRTGIAIWLTQFLVGLLSTLWAATMPERIGVYAGFAYFLLPIAMAIISRHYGKKLAAARNGSVAEETSMLESGPAAAGSDR from the coding sequence ATGACTTGGTCTGCAGAATCCCTTTCGTCGCTGCCTTGCAAGGATGGCTTCCGCATGCGTGGCGAGGCCATGACGCGCATGGAAGTCTTTTCGGACGCCGCCTTCGCGTTCGCCGTTACGAGTTTAGTGATGTGGACAGTGACGATCCCTGGCAACTACGCCGAACTGCTGGAAGCGTTGAAACGCGTGCCCGGTTTCGCGCTTTGCTTCGCTCAGATTGCGGTATTTTGGATCGCTCATCGATCTTGGAGTCGCCGATACGGGCTGGAGGATCGATGGACCACAGGTCTGACCCTGTTTATGATCTTCACCGTGCTGGTATACGTTTTTCCACTACGGTTGATATTCTCTACCTTTCTAAGCTGGGCGACACAAGGCTGGGTGCCTCAGGATTTCGAAGCTAACGAGGCGTTTGAGGTGAAAGGGCTTTTCGCGATCTACGGGGTTGGTTTCATGGCTCTGACAGGCAGCTTGATGGCCCTGTACTGGCGGTCCTATCGCTCTCGCGAGGAGCTTGGCTTGAACGAGATCGAGCTGGCTCTCACCAGAACGGGCATAGCGATCTGGCTGACGCAATTTTTGGTCGGCCTGCTGTCGACCTTGTGGGCGGCTACGATGCCTGAACGCATTGGCGTCTACGCGGGCTTCGCCTATTTTCTTCTTCCCATCGCCATGGCGATCATCAGCCGACATTATGGAAAGAAACTCGCGGCGGCGCGAAACGGCTCTGTCGCCGAGGAGACGTCGATGCTGGAGTCCGGCCCGGCAGCGGCTGGGAGCGATCGTTGA